The Gemmata palustris genome includes a region encoding these proteins:
- a CDS encoding SulP family inorganic anion transporter yields MVREEPKLPTEPGRTSGSVVADFLASLVVFMVALPLCIGIAQACGLPPEAGIITGVVGGLIVGFLAGSPLQVSGPAAGLIVLVIQFLDDAKAHVPDTSPVVLLGLAIVIAGAIQITAGAFRVGQWFRAVSPAVVEGMLAGIGITIIAKQFHEMVDDTAPKKVLDGLLTIPQAVWKAFDPPTGASANHTEAAVIGLLAVLVLALWKPVAPKRLKIVPAAVVAVLAAVLVNEFGRPVFEGLGVQIGPAVDSHGGIGVERVQISASLADSIKPLGWPGWEILTLALVWKAALTFALIASAETLLCAVAVDTKHNGPRTNFDRELMAQGVGNTICGFVGALPMTGVIVRSAANVEAGAKSRLSAILHGLWLLLFVSLLPGLLSRIPAAALAAILVYTGWKLLNLPGLWALWKESKSEALIFVVTAGTIVGADLLAGVVLGVVLSALKLLVRFSHLKVIRVDEAEHKLVHLYLEGAATFLRLPVLAEAFEGVPKGLKLHVHLDRLQFVDHAILHLILTFQKQYEATGGQMLIDWDWLHARFHDTRPDSHSDGAPKKETVREKAGAAL; encoded by the coding sequence ATGGTCAGGGAAGAACCTAAACTGCCGACCGAACCGGGCCGCACGAGCGGCTCGGTCGTGGCCGATTTCCTCGCGTCGCTCGTCGTGTTCATGGTGGCGCTGCCGCTGTGTATCGGGATCGCGCAGGCGTGCGGGCTGCCCCCGGAAGCGGGGATCATTACCGGGGTGGTCGGCGGCCTGATCGTCGGGTTCCTGGCCGGGAGCCCGCTCCAGGTCTCCGGGCCGGCGGCCGGGCTGATCGTCCTCGTCATCCAGTTTTTGGACGACGCGAAGGCACACGTCCCGGACACGAGCCCCGTTGTTCTCCTGGGGCTGGCGATCGTCATCGCCGGGGCGATTCAGATCACCGCGGGCGCGTTCCGCGTCGGCCAGTGGTTCCGCGCGGTCTCGCCGGCGGTGGTCGAGGGGATGCTCGCCGGGATCGGTATCACCATCATCGCGAAGCAGTTCCACGAGATGGTGGACGACACCGCGCCCAAGAAGGTGCTGGACGGCCTGCTCACGATCCCGCAAGCGGTCTGGAAGGCGTTCGACCCGCCCACCGGCGCGAGCGCGAACCACACCGAGGCCGCGGTCATCGGGCTGCTCGCGGTCCTCGTTCTCGCGCTCTGGAAGCCGGTCGCGCCGAAGCGCCTGAAGATCGTACCCGCCGCGGTCGTCGCGGTGCTGGCCGCGGTTCTGGTGAACGAGTTCGGGCGCCCGGTCTTCGAGGGGCTGGGGGTACAAATCGGCCCGGCGGTGGACAGTCACGGCGGGATCGGCGTCGAGCGGGTGCAGATCTCGGCGAGCCTCGCGGACTCGATCAAGCCGCTCGGGTGGCCCGGCTGGGAGATTCTCACGCTGGCCCTGGTGTGGAAGGCCGCGCTCACGTTCGCGCTCATCGCGAGCGCGGAAACGCTCTTGTGTGCGGTGGCGGTGGACACCAAGCACAACGGCCCGCGCACGAACTTCGACCGCGAACTGATGGCACAGGGCGTCGGCAACACGATCTGCGGGTTCGTCGGGGCGCTGCCCATGACGGGCGTGATCGTGCGCAGCGCCGCGAACGTGGAGGCCGGGGCGAAATCGCGCCTCTCGGCGATCCTTCACGGCCTCTGGTTGCTCCTGTTCGTTTCGCTCCTACCGGGGCTGCTCTCGCGCATCCCGGCCGCGGCGCTCGCGGCGATCCTGGTCTACACCGGGTGGAAACTCCTCAATTTGCCGGGCCTGTGGGCGCTGTGGAAGGAGAGCAAGAGCGAGGCGCTGATCTTCGTGGTGACCGCCGGGACCATCGTCGGGGCCGATTTGCTCGCCGGTGTGGTTCTGGGCGTGGTTCTGTCCGCGCTCAAGCTCCTCGTCCGGTTCTCGCACCTCAAAGTGATCCGCGTGGACGAAGCCGAGCACAAGCTCGTTCACTTGTACCTGGAAGGGGCGGCCACGTTCCTCCGCTTACCCGTGCTGGCCGAGGCATTTGAAGGCGTCCCAAAGGGGCTGAAACTGCACGTCCACCTCGACCGGCTCCAGTTCGTCGACCACGCGATCTTGCACCTGATCCTGACGTTCCAGAAACAGTACGAGGCGACCGGGGGCCAGATGCTCATCGACTGGGACTGGCTCCACGCGCGGTTCCACGACACCCGTCCCGACAGCCACAGTGACGGGGCGCCCAAGAAAGAGACGGTTCGCGAGAAGGCCGGGGCCGCGTTGTAG
- a CDS encoding DNA repair helicase XPB codes for MPPKIVKAPAPAAPGAPAALTFDPTNPFIVQSDRSVLVEVDNPKYTEARDAIAPFAELEKSPEHIHTYRISNLSLWNAAAAGFSAQEVVAVLQKYTKFPIPQNIPTDIAETVARYGRVKLERIDADTLKLVCSDKPLLAELARNKKVKEYLGEKLDDTSFVVTPAYRGVLKQALITVGYPAEDIAGYTEGAMLPIALRETAASGAPFHVRDYQREAADVFHAGGDVRGGSGVIVLPCGAGKTVVGIVAMSLLQKNTLVLTTSITAVKQWRREIIDKSTLTADEVKEYTGEMKEIGPVTVATYQILTYRPDKTEDFPHFGLFEQRDWGLIVYDEVHLLPAPVFRVTAQIQARRRLGLTATLIREDGREGDVFSLIGPKKYDVPWRELETKGWIASASCSEVRVALPTDATRMEYAVADHRAKYRIASENVAKDEVVAELLARYHDQRVIVIGQYLSQLHRLADRFELPLITGSTGNAEREDLYGKFRRGEVRHLVLSKVGNFAIDLPDANVLIQVSGTFGSRQEEAQRLGRILRPKSSGDGDAHFFTLVTRDTRELDFAHHRQMFLTEQGYSYEILDERDVLPSKSAAG; via the coding sequence ATGCCGCCGAAGATCGTGAAGGCACCGGCGCCCGCAGCGCCCGGCGCGCCCGCTGCATTGACCTTCGACCCGACGAACCCGTTCATCGTCCAGTCGGATCGGTCCGTCCTGGTGGAAGTGGACAACCCGAAATACACGGAGGCGCGCGACGCGATCGCGCCCTTCGCCGAGCTGGAAAAGAGCCCGGAACACATCCACACGTACCGCATCTCGAACCTCTCGCTCTGGAACGCCGCCGCCGCGGGGTTCAGCGCGCAAGAAGTGGTCGCGGTGCTCCAAAAGTACACCAAGTTCCCCATCCCGCAGAACATCCCGACCGACATCGCGGAGACGGTCGCGCGGTACGGGCGCGTGAAGCTCGAGCGCATCGACGCCGACACGCTGAAACTGGTGTGCTCCGACAAGCCGCTGCTCGCGGAGCTGGCGCGCAACAAGAAAGTGAAGGAATATCTCGGCGAAAAGCTCGACGACACGAGCTTCGTGGTGACCCCGGCGTACCGCGGGGTGCTGAAACAGGCGCTCATTACGGTCGGGTACCCGGCCGAAGACATCGCGGGCTACACCGAGGGCGCGATGCTGCCGATCGCGCTCCGCGAGACGGCCGCGAGCGGGGCACCGTTCCACGTCCGCGACTACCAGCGCGAGGCCGCGGACGTGTTCCACGCGGGCGGCGACGTGCGCGGGGGCAGCGGCGTGATCGTGCTGCCGTGCGGCGCCGGGAAGACGGTCGTCGGCATCGTGGCCATGTCGCTGCTCCAAAAGAACACACTCGTGCTGACCACGAGCATCACCGCGGTCAAGCAGTGGCGCCGGGAGATCATCGACAAGTCGACGCTCACCGCGGACGAGGTGAAAGAGTACACCGGCGAGATGAAGGAGATCGGCCCGGTGACGGTCGCGACCTACCAGATCCTGACGTACCGGCCCGACAAGACCGAGGACTTCCCGCACTTCGGGCTGTTCGAGCAGCGCGACTGGGGCCTCATCGTGTACGACGAGGTCCACCTGCTCCCGGCCCCGGTGTTCCGCGTCACGGCGCAGATCCAAGCGCGCCGGCGGCTCGGGCTGACGGCCACGCTCATCCGCGAGGACGGGCGCGAGGGCGACGTGTTCTCACTGATCGGCCCGAAGAAGTACGATGTGCCGTGGCGCGAACTGGAAACGAAGGGGTGGATCGCGAGCGCGAGTTGTTCGGAGGTCCGCGTCGCGCTCCCGACCGATGCGACCCGGATGGAGTACGCGGTCGCCGACCACCGGGCGAAGTACCGCATCGCGAGCGAGAACGTGGCGAAGGACGAGGTCGTTGCGGAACTGCTCGCGCGCTACCACGACCAGCGCGTGATCGTGATCGGGCAGTACCTCTCGCAGTTGCACCGGCTCGCGGACCGGTTCGAGTTGCCGCTCATTACCGGGAGCACCGGGAACGCGGAGCGCGAAGATTTGTACGGCAAGTTCCGCCGGGGCGAGGTCCGGCACCTGGTGCTCTCGAAGGTCGGCAACTTCGCGATCGATTTGCCGGACGCTAACGTGCTGATACAGGTGAGCGGCACGTTCGGCTCGCGCCAGGAGGAGGCCCAGCGCCTCGGGCGCATCCTGCGCCCCAAGAGTAGCGGCGACGGGGACGCGCACTTCTTCACGCTGGTGACGCGCGACACCCGCGAACTCGACTTCGCCCACCACCGCCAGATGTTCCTGACGGAGCAGGGGTACAGTTACGAGATCCTCGACGAGCGCGACGTGCTCCCGTCGAAGTCCGCCGCGGGGTGA